Proteins encoded in a region of the Marinococcus sp. PL1-022 genome:
- a CDS encoding GNAT family N-acetyltransferase, producing the protein MEIKHYDNRFTAEQDGKVIGDISFFEEGEQSIVIDSTKVIDEEQGKGVGKELVRNVVEKAKAENKTIVPRCPYAEEKIKENDDFKQVLETQ; encoded by the coding sequence ATGGAAATAAAACATTATGATAACAGATTCACCGCTGAACAGGATGGCAAGGTTATTGGTGACATTTCATTTTTTGAAGAGGGCGAACAAAGCATTGTTATCGATAGTACCAAAGTAATCGATGAAGAGCAAGGAAAAGGCGTAGGTAAAGAATTGGTCCGCAATGTGGTGGAAAAAGCAAAAGCGGAAAACAAAACGATCGTTCCCCGCTGCCCTTATGCGGAAGAGAAAATCAAAGAAAATGATGATTTCAAGCAGGTGCTTGAAACGCAGTAA
- the qoxD gene encoding cytochrome aa3 quinol oxidase subunit IV yields MSEHTEHSESGIPVKHIIGFIASIVLTLVAAYTTVMSGLPVPWIIAIIMILAVIQAVLQLVMFMHIAEKNPIPQYGNILFGFFIAAVVIAGSIWVMSFGMHDMDMDSGGGSGGGSEEMDHSEH; encoded by the coding sequence ATGAGTGAACACACAGAACACAGTGAGTCAGGCATCCCCGTCAAACACATTATTGGATTTATTGCTTCAATTGTTTTGACACTGGTTGCGGCGTATACGACAGTGATGTCCGGACTTCCGGTGCCATGGATTATTGCAATTATTATGATACTCGCAGTAATCCAGGCTGTGCTACAGCTGGTCATGTTCATGCATATTGCCGAGAAAAACCCTATACCGCAGTATGGAAACATCCTGTTTGGGTTTTTCATCGCGGCGGTAGTCATCGCAGGGTCTATCTGGGTCATGTCCTTTGGTATGCACGACATGGACATGGACAGCGGCGGTGGATCCGGCGGCGGTTCAGAGGAAATGGACCATTCAGAGCATTAA
- the qoxC gene encoding cytochrome aa3 quinol oxidase subunit III, whose translation MSEHAELKTGPLEYRREDGPLTILGFWIFLAAEVVLFSTLFATYAVLFGRYGDATPAHELFEMPMALTMTFLLLVSSFTCGIAVHMMRKESLKGLVIWLIITLALGLGFLGFEIYEFVHYVHEGATIQSSAFWSAFFTLTGTHGLHVTLGVFWCTAIIIQLIRFGLTPVIARKTFIIGLYWHFLDVVWIFIFTAVYLIGMVV comes from the coding sequence ATGAGTGAACACGCAGAATTAAAAACGGGACCGCTGGAGTACCGAAGAGAAGATGGTCCCTTAACCATTCTCGGCTTCTGGATCTTCCTTGCAGCCGAGGTGGTGCTTTTCTCCACGCTTTTTGCAACGTATGCCGTGCTTTTCGGCCGTTACGGAGATGCCACGCCGGCACATGAACTGTTCGAAATGCCGATGGCGCTCACAATGACCTTTCTGCTCCTAGTAAGTAGTTTTACGTGTGGAATAGCTGTGCATATGATGAGAAAAGAATCGTTAAAAGGCCTTGTAATATGGCTGATCATTACTTTGGCACTCGGTCTTGGTTTTCTTGGTTTTGAAATTTATGAGTTTGTGCATTACGTGCATGAAGGCGCCACAATTCAGTCGAGTGCCTTTTGGTCGGCGTTCTTTACCCTTACAGGTACACACGGACTCCACGTAACGCTCGGTGTATTCTGGTGTACGGCGATTATTATTCAATTAATACGCTTTGGGTTGACGCCTGTAATCGCGAGAAAAACGTTTATAATCGGTCTGTACTGGCACTTTTTGGACGTTGTATGGATTTTCATCTTTACAGCTGTCTATCTGATAGGGATGGTGGTTTAA
- a CDS encoding alpha/beta hydrolase, protein MKHIFQPGISSAPTILILHGTGGTEKDFLEAGRLIDPGANILSVRGNVVEDGMHRYFARLSDGSIDEKDLIFRTQQLHQFLEESAGRYNFSLHKIIVFGYSNGATMGASLLFHYARSVTRAFLHHPMVPRRDVPLPSLSGSSIFIGAGTNDPICLPEEAEALYHLFEEAGASVELYWGHEGHQITQEELEAGAVWYQRVIQE, encoded by the coding sequence ATGAAGCATATATTTCAACCAGGCATCAGCAGCGCCCCAACGATTTTAATCCTGCACGGCACCGGGGGCACCGAAAAGGATTTCCTCGAAGCAGGGCGGCTGATCGACCCGGGGGCAAATATTTTAAGTGTCCGCGGCAATGTTGTCGAAGACGGGATGCACCGTTATTTCGCCAGGCTCTCCGACGGATCAATTGACGAAAAGGACTTGATTTTCCGGACCCAGCAGCTTCATCAATTTCTCGAGGAAAGCGCAGGCCGCTACAATTTCAGCCTTCATAAAATCATCGTGTTCGGCTACTCCAACGGAGCCACCATGGGAGCGAGCCTGCTTTTTCATTATGCACGATCAGTCACCCGGGCTTTTCTCCACCATCCGATGGTGCCAAGACGGGATGTGCCTCTTCCGTCCCTCTCCGGCAGCAGCATTTTTATCGGCGCCGGTACAAACGATCCCATCTGTCTCCCGGAGGAGGCAGAAGCCCTTTACCATCTTTTTGAAGAAGCAGGAGCTTCCGTAGAATTGTACTGGGGGCATGAAGGCCACCAGATCACTCAAGAGGAATTAGAGGCTGGAGCCGTTTGGTATCAACGCGTCATACAGGAATAA
- a CDS encoding SDR family oxidoreductase, whose amino-acid sequence MDPRDMQNGSTPRQRQDKQPGIESKMEPLPAHPTDYQGTGKLKGKAALITGGDSGIGRSVALLYAKEGANVALSYLDEHDDAEETKRMVEAEGGRCLLLPGDIKEEAHCIDLVKQTAEEFGGLNILVNNAAIQHVHENVEDIPSDEFEDVFRTNFFSQFYLTKAAMGYLSEGDSIISTSSINAFRGNPILMDYSATKGAITAFMRSIAQSLASKGIRVNSVAPGPVWTPLIPSSFNEDGVEDFGQDTLMNRPGQPSEHAWPYVMLASDEASYMTGQTIHINGGAYTSS is encoded by the coding sequence ATGGATCCTAGAGATATGCAGAACGGAAGTACGCCAAGACAGCGCCAGGACAAGCAGCCGGGCATTGAATCGAAGATGGAGCCGCTTCCGGCTCACCCTACCGATTATCAGGGCACCGGGAAGCTCAAGGGAAAAGCCGCGCTTATTACCGGCGGTGACAGCGGTATCGGACGCTCTGTCGCTCTTCTTTATGCCAAAGAGGGGGCCAATGTCGCCCTGTCCTACCTTGACGAGCATGACGATGCTGAAGAAACGAAACGCATGGTGGAAGCAGAGGGAGGCAGATGTCTTCTGCTGCCGGGAGATATTAAAGAGGAAGCCCACTGTATCGACCTCGTGAAGCAGACGGCTGAGGAGTTTGGCGGATTAAACATTCTCGTTAACAACGCAGCCATCCAGCACGTCCATGAAAATGTTGAGGATATTCCGTCCGATGAATTTGAGGATGTTTTCCGCACGAACTTTTTCTCGCAGTTTTATTTAACAAAAGCAGCAATGGGCTATTTATCCGAAGGTGACTCAATCATTTCCACCTCATCGATCAACGCCTTTCGCGGCAACCCGATTCTGATGGATTACTCCGCTACAAAAGGTGCGATCACCGCCTTTATGCGAAGCATTGCCCAGAGTCTCGCTTCAAAGGGCATCCGGGTAAACAGCGTCGCGCCGGGACCTGTATGGACGCCGCTGATTCCTTCTTCATTTAATGAAGACGGCGTGGAGGATTTCGGTCAGGATACGCTGATGAACCGTCCCGGTCAGCCATCAGAGCACGCATGGCCATACGTGATGCTCGCTTCTGATGAAGCCTCCTACATGACCGGACAAACGATTCATATCAACGGAGGCGCCTACACGTCTTCCTAA
- a CDS encoding ring-cleaving dioxygenase — protein MQLKGIHHVSSLTANARRNVDFYTNVLGMRLVKKTVNQDDTSVYHLFYGDERGNPGTEVTFFEIPMAASNKRGTNSITNVSLRVPGDDALEYWKQRFEEHAVQHGGIQKQAGRLVLPFEDPEGHRMQFVSDEYDQGVEPGVPWELSNASPADGATGLGPVRLTVKTAEPTAAVLKDIMGFSEIHSYSHPDDADLPDIRVFETGKGGSGAEIHIETRNDLPAERQGRGAVHHVAFRVEDADELQQWIARIKNARLPNSGFVERYYFQSLYFREPNGILFELATDGPGFEGDEPFEHLGESLALPPFLEPQRSEIEARLKPLD, from the coding sequence ATGCAGCTGAAAGGTATTCACCACGTATCTTCATTAACAGCAAACGCCCGCCGTAATGTCGATTTCTATACGAATGTTCTCGGCATGCGGCTCGTCAAAAAAACAGTCAATCAGGACGACACCTCTGTGTATCATTTATTTTACGGTGACGAACGGGGCAACCCCGGCACCGAAGTTACGTTTTTTGAAATCCCAATGGCCGCCTCCAACAAACGCGGCACCAACAGCATTACAAATGTTTCTCTCCGCGTGCCTGGAGACGACGCCCTCGAATACTGGAAACAACGATTTGAAGAGCATGCTGTACAGCACGGTGGTATTCAGAAACAGGCTGGACGGCTCGTGCTGCCGTTTGAAGACCCGGAGGGCCACCGGATGCAGTTTGTGTCTGATGAATACGACCAGGGCGTGGAACCCGGCGTCCCGTGGGAACTTTCAAACGCCTCTCCGGCAGACGGGGCCACTGGTCTCGGCCCTGTACGCCTAACCGTTAAAACGGCGGAGCCTACGGCCGCCGTACTGAAGGATATAATGGGTTTTTCCGAAATTCATTCCTATTCTCATCCCGACGATGCTGATCTGCCGGATATTCGTGTATTTGAAACAGGAAAAGGCGGGTCCGGTGCCGAAATTCATATAGAAACCCGCAATGACCTCCCGGCTGAGCGTCAGGGCCGGGGTGCTGTACACCATGTAGCCTTCCGGGTGGAGGACGCAGACGAACTGCAGCAATGGATTGCACGCATTAAAAACGCCCGGCTTCCGAACTCCGGATTCGTGGAACGCTATTATTTTCAATCGCTGTACTTTCGCGAGCCAAACGGCATTCTTTTCGAACTGGCCACTGACGGCCCGGGATTTGAAGGGGATGAACCGTTTGAACATTTGGGAGAGAGCCTTGCCCTCCCGCCTTTTCTCGAACCTCAGCGATCAGAAATCGAAGCACGTTTAAAGCCGCTTGATTAA
- a CDS encoding acyl-CoA dehydrogenase family protein — protein MIMTTFSTKAERLHQLEDTSRKFAERTEEHDQNGTFPIEKIDALKSIGYPALTAPAAFGGIDAGLLELVEAQELIARYDGSTSLAIGWHVGIVKNLNETRPWEENLYSSVMKDVVENGAVLNNIATEAATGSPTRGGTPGTIAERQDSGWVLNGRKTFATMSPVLDYYIVTAHIPKEDATAYFVVPKEAAGISIINTWDSIAMRATGSHDVVLENVRVPNNHLAQYIVPGNKPAAGWLLHIPACYLGIAQAAADEAARFAASYSPNSINKTISELPNVREKLGRMELKLLQSRHFLHSVALKWDESSAEERQQMKGELGAAKTSIVNVAVEVVDLAMRVAGARSLSASSPLQRHYRDIRAGLHNPPMDDMVIDQLAGRLLDYQPPSS, from the coding sequence ATGATTATGACAACCTTTTCCACAAAAGCCGAGCGTCTGCACCAGCTCGAAGATACCTCCCGGAAATTCGCAGAACGAACGGAGGAACATGACCAGAACGGCACCTTTCCAATCGAAAAAATCGATGCATTAAAAAGCATCGGCTATCCGGCTTTGACGGCCCCGGCTGCTTTTGGCGGTATTGATGCCGGTCTGCTTGAACTCGTGGAGGCCCAGGAGCTTATCGCCCGCTACGACGGATCCACGTCGCTTGCCATTGGATGGCATGTTGGCATCGTTAAAAATTTAAACGAAACACGGCCGTGGGAGGAAAATTTGTACAGCAGCGTCATGAAAGACGTCGTTGAAAACGGAGCCGTGCTGAACAATATCGCGACCGAAGCGGCAACCGGAAGTCCGACCCGCGGCGGCACACCGGGAACCATCGCCGAACGCCAGGACAGCGGATGGGTCCTGAATGGGCGAAAAACATTCGCTACCATGTCGCCCGTGCTTGATTACTATATCGTCACGGCCCATATTCCAAAAGAAGATGCTACAGCCTACTTTGTTGTGCCAAAGGAAGCTGCAGGAATATCTATTATCAACACGTGGGATTCGATCGCCATGCGCGCGACCGGCAGTCATGACGTGGTGCTTGAAAACGTCCGGGTGCCAAATAACCATCTGGCCCAATATATCGTTCCCGGCAATAAACCGGCAGCCGGCTGGCTTCTGCACATTCCAGCCTGTTATCTCGGAATCGCCCAGGCTGCGGCCGATGAAGCCGCCCGTTTTGCTGCTTCCTACTCTCCAAACAGCATTAACAAAACGATCTCGGAGCTTCCGAACGTGCGGGAAAAACTTGGCCGCATGGAGCTTAAACTACTGCAAAGCAGACACTTTCTGCATTCCGTTGCGCTAAAATGGGATGAATCCAGTGCCGAAGAGAGGCAGCAGATGAAGGGTGAATTAGGCGCAGCTAAGACAAGCATTGTGAATGTAGCAGTGGAAGTAGTGGACCTGGCCATGCGCGTTGCAGGAGCCAGAAGCCTCTCCGCTTCCAGCCCGCTGCAGCGGCATTACCGTGATATTCGCGCCGGGCTTCATAACCCGCCTATGGATGACATGGTCATTGATCAGCTCGCCGGCCGGCTCCTGGATTATCAACCTCCTTCCTCCTAA
- a CDS encoding MarR family winged helix-turn-helix transcriptional regulator — protein sequence MNKIRLGLLLWFRLSRVYEQNLSRSAAHLKQTGLSPPQFDVLAQVHAHQPITQKELAGKLFVTKGSVTYVLKKLEEEGLVARRQTWKEKHISLTPKGRDILEAVAPGQENFQAAQFDGLTEAEKRELLRLLRKLQKTTGQEESSCS from the coding sequence ATGAATAAAATCAGATTAGGCCTGCTGCTGTGGTTCCGGCTTTCGCGTGTATATGAACAGAACCTCAGCCGTTCAGCCGCTCATTTAAAGCAGACGGGACTCAGCCCGCCGCAGTTTGACGTTCTTGCCCAGGTGCATGCTCACCAGCCAATTACGCAAAAGGAGCTTGCCGGCAAGCTGTTTGTCACCAAGGGAAGCGTCACTTATGTTTTGAAAAAGCTTGAAGAAGAAGGACTTGTCGCGCGCAGACAGACATGGAAGGAAAAACATATATCCCTTACCCCGAAAGGACGGGACATCCTGGAAGCAGTCGCTCCCGGGCAGGAAAACTTTCAGGCCGCGCAGTTTGACGGGCTGACAGAGGCAGAAAAACGGGAGCTGCTCCGGCTGCTCCGCAAACTGCAAAAAACAACAGGACAGGAGGAATCATCATGCAGCTGA
- a CDS encoding sulfite oxidase, translating into MRSNKAPEELYLKTLSLDPENQETAIPFIGNEHVHSSVFYRRNHFPYPEEPAAGLTIDGLVDSPGFISLEDIQALPARTVETVLECAGNKRSLFEPKAFGEPWGKGAISQGKWKGVPLKTLLGRAGWDKETAVEVITAAGDAGERPDKKDVYAYIRSLPIEKAMDPDTIIAYEYNGGPLSFKHGAPLRLIVPGWYAMASMKWIERLTVSKETFEGPFQAIDYVYYPHKNSRKDAFPVTTMNVNSIIQSPADMEIKKEGTQIIEGIAWSGEAVIELVEVSTDGGQTWEETQLEPHSDTTYTWTKWFYEWKEAAAGEYTIMARACDAGGRQQPMQAFWNQKGYGYNAVETIQVKLK; encoded by the coding sequence ATGCGTTCAAACAAAGCTCCGGAAGAATTGTATCTAAAAACGTTAAGCCTGGATCCGGAAAACCAGGAGACAGCCATTCCATTTATCGGAAACGAACACGTGCATTCTTCGGTGTTTTACCGGCGCAATCACTTTCCCTACCCGGAGGAGCCGGCGGCAGGGTTAACGATTGACGGTCTCGTTGACAGCCCCGGGTTTATTTCGCTCGAGGATATTCAGGCACTGCCCGCGCGCACAGTAGAGACAGTGCTTGAGTGTGCAGGTAACAAAAGAAGCTTATTTGAGCCCAAAGCCTTTGGTGAGCCATGGGGAAAAGGAGCCATCAGCCAGGGGAAATGGAAGGGTGTTCCGCTGAAAACCCTGCTCGGTAGAGCCGGGTGGGATAAGGAAACAGCCGTGGAAGTTATCACTGCCGCAGGAGACGCGGGAGAGCGTCCCGATAAAAAGGACGTCTATGCCTACATCCGGAGCCTGCCGATAGAAAAAGCGATGGATCCGGATACCATCATCGCCTACGAATATAATGGCGGGCCTCTCTCTTTTAAACACGGAGCGCCGCTTCGGTTAATCGTACCAGGGTGGTATGCAATGGCTTCCATGAAATGGATTGAGCGGCTCACAGTAAGTAAAGAAACGTTTGAAGGTCCCTTTCAGGCGATTGACTATGTTTATTATCCGCATAAAAACAGCCGGAAGGACGCCTTTCCAGTGACGACCATGAATGTGAACAGCATTATCCAGTCCCCTGCCGACATGGAGATTAAAAAAGAAGGAACGCAGATAATAGAGGGCATCGCGTGGTCGGGCGAGGCTGTCATCGAGCTGGTCGAAGTAAGCACAGATGGCGGACAGACATGGGAGGAAACGCAGCTTGAACCTCATAGCGACACGACGTACACATGGACAAAATGGTTCTATGAATGGAAGGAGGCTGCGGCCGGGGAATACACAATTATGGCCAGAGCCTGTGATGCTGGCGGCCGCCAGCAGCCGATGCAGGCCTTTTGGAACCAAAAGGGGTATGGCTATAATGCGGTTGAAACGATTCAGGTTAAGCTAAAGTAA
- the rpsN gene encoding 30S ribosomal protein S14: protein MAKQSKLAKERKREETVAKYAELRRELKEKGDYEALQKLPRDASPTRLHNRCSISGRPHGYMRKFGMSRIAFRDLAHKGQVPGVKKASW, encoded by the coding sequence TTGGCTAAGCAATCTAAACTCGCAAAAGAGCGTAAGCGCGAAGAAACGGTAGCGAAATACGCTGAACTCCGCCGTGAGTTAAAAGAAAAAGGCGATTATGAGGCACTGCAGAAGCTTCCTCGTGACGCTTCTCCAACACGCCTTCACAATAGATGTTCGATTTCTGGTCGTCCACACGGCTATATGCGTAAATTCGGCATGTCCCGTATCGCGTTCCGCGATCTGGCCCATAAAGGCCAGGTACCAGGCGTGAAAAAAGCAAGCTGGTAA
- a CDS encoding SDR family oxidoreductase — translation MMPFAENALQNEHALVTGSTRGIGRETAVTLARMGAEVTVTGRNKDRLEETRQLILDAQPQARVFVCPADITDASARSELVKAAEGAHGPLSILVNSAGVLKRKFVEELEEADLQEMMDVNYTSTVLLTQLVYKRMQEQRKGAIVNVSSLSGLRGTPGNSAYSASKFAITGFTQSLALEAIEHGVRVNAVCPGYVQTEMVEQLMQTKAEETGRSLEEQMQTAADSLPSRRMTQPEEVANTIAYLLTDAASNIVGESVKISGGSVVH, via the coding sequence ATGATGCCATTTGCTGAAAACGCTCTGCAAAATGAACATGCCCTTGTGACCGGAAGCACCCGGGGGATTGGAAGAGAAACGGCTGTTACACTTGCCCGTATGGGAGCAGAAGTAACGGTTACCGGCCGAAATAAAGACAGGCTCGAAGAAACCAGGCAGTTAATACTCGATGCCCAGCCGCAGGCACGTGTGTTTGTCTGTCCGGCAGATATCACGGATGCTTCGGCGCGCAGTGAGCTTGTGAAAGCAGCAGAAGGTGCACATGGGCCACTGAGCATTTTGGTGAATTCAGCAGGGGTACTGAAACGAAAATTTGTTGAGGAGCTCGAGGAGGCGGATCTTCAGGAAATGATGGACGTAAATTATACGTCTACGGTTCTTTTAACCCAGCTTGTGTACAAGCGCATGCAGGAGCAGAGGAAGGGAGCAATTGTGAACGTTTCTTCGCTCTCCGGCCTGCGCGGCACCCCGGGTAATAGTGCTTATTCTGCATCGAAGTTTGCAATTACCGGCTTCACCCAGTCCCTGGCGCTTGAAGCCATTGAGCACGGGGTCCGGGTTAATGCCGTCTGCCCCGGCTATGTACAGACAGAAATGGTCGAGCAGCTTATGCAGACAAAGGCTGAAGAAACCGGCAGAAGTCTCGAAGAACAGATGCAGACAGCCGCCGACAGTCTTCCCTCCAGGCGGATGACCCAGCCGGAGGAAGTGGCCAATACCATTGCCTATCTATTAACAGATGCTGCCTCCAATATTGTTGGTGAGTCCGTAAAAATTTCCGGTGGAAGCGTTGTACACTGA
- a CDS encoding flavodoxin family protein, whose protein sequence is MKAVFLNGSLKDSSHISNTDALADEVMQIWEEEGVQVEKIRLADYNIPYGVADDLGEGDDWPAIQAKVEEAELVLLGTPVWLGEKSSMITKAIERLNGSASHTNEKGQGIYYDKVAGVVATGNEDGAKHAIQSIVFGLSHLGFTLPPRPNCYWVGEAGPGPSFIEAEGIKSEFVQKHIPKLAYNMLHVGTILKENPIPTKGNT, encoded by the coding sequence ATGAAAGCAGTATTTTTAAACGGATCGTTAAAGGATTCTTCTCATATATCCAACACAGATGCACTGGCAGATGAAGTGATGCAGATCTGGGAAGAGGAAGGGGTGCAGGTGGAAAAAATCCGTCTGGCAGATTACAATATTCCATACGGAGTCGCAGATGATCTTGGAGAAGGGGATGACTGGCCGGCTATCCAGGCAAAGGTTGAAGAAGCAGAGTTGGTGCTGCTTGGTACACCGGTATGGCTTGGGGAAAAAAGCAGCATGATTACCAAAGCAATCGAACGGCTGAACGGTTCAGCCAGCCATACAAACGAAAAAGGACAGGGTATTTATTATGACAAGGTAGCCGGAGTAGTAGCTACAGGTAACGAAGACGGGGCCAAACATGCCATTCAGTCCATTGTCTTCGGTTTATCTCATTTAGGCTTTACGCTTCCGCCGCGTCCGAATTGCTACTGGGTCGGAGAAGCCGGACCCGGGCCTTCGTTTATTGAAGCGGAAGGCATTAAAAGTGAATTTGTCCAAAAGCATATTCCTAAACTAGCGTACAATATGCTTCATGTAGGCACAATTTTAAAAGAGAATCCGATTCCGACTAAAGGCAATACGTGA
- a CDS encoding SMP-30/gluconolactonase/LRE family protein — protein MREAALVVDQKAELGEGPSWDAGRGVLYWVDIDGFKLMEYHPSSGRHYERKLDQHVCAAVPREKGGMMLALRDGFYSYDLVSGEKEAIIDPEADKPGNRFNDGKCDPSGRFWAGTMAVERGTGEAALYRLNKDMSLDTIFDSVTISNGLAWTEDGSMMYYIDTPTKKVMAYDLNADTGEITGKRTAITFQEGSPDGMCMDQEGMLWIALHRLGKVERWNPETSERLETVSVPAQRTTSCVFGGEDLKDLYITTARGELSEEDLRKEPHAGGLFHIRTDVPGMPTYSFGG, from the coding sequence ATGAGAGAGGCAGCACTTGTGGTAGATCAGAAAGCAGAGCTTGGGGAAGGTCCAAGCTGGGACGCCGGGCGCGGTGTTTTATACTGGGTGGACATTGATGGATTTAAATTAATGGAATATCATCCTTCTTCAGGCCGGCACTATGAACGTAAGCTCGATCAGCATGTATGTGCTGCGGTACCGAGAGAAAAGGGAGGAATGATGCTTGCACTGAGAGATGGCTTCTATTCCTACGATCTCGTGTCCGGGGAAAAGGAAGCCATTATAGACCCGGAAGCAGACAAGCCGGGAAATCGGTTTAATGACGGTAAATGTGATCCGTCCGGGCGCTTTTGGGCTGGGACGATGGCTGTCGAGCGCGGTACAGGGGAGGCGGCTTTATACCGCCTGAATAAGGATATGAGTCTGGATACGATTTTTGACAGTGTCACCATTTCAAATGGTCTGGCATGGACCGAAGATGGAAGTATGATGTATTACATCGACACCCCGACTAAAAAAGTCATGGCGTACGACTTGAATGCTGATACTGGGGAAATTACTGGCAAACGAACAGCGATTACCTTTCAGGAAGGCTCCCCGGACGGAATGTGCATGGACCAGGAAGGCATGCTTTGGATCGCTTTGCACCGACTCGGAAAAGTGGAGCGCTGGAATCCGGAGACGAGCGAACGCCTGGAAACAGTGAGCGTTCCGGCGCAGAGAACGACCTCCTGTGTGTTTGGCGGGGAGGATTTGAAGGACCTGTACATTACGACAGCAAGGGGAGAACTGTCGGAGGAGGATCTTCGCAAGGAACCGCATGCGGGCGGGCTGTTTCATATCCGTACCGATGTGCCGGGCATGCCAACCTACTCGTTTGGCGGCTGA